One window of the Periophthalmus magnuspinnatus isolate fPerMag1 chromosome 6, fPerMag1.2.pri, whole genome shotgun sequence genome contains the following:
- the psma1 gene encoding proteasome subunit alpha type-1 → MFRNQYDNDVTVWSPQGRIHQIEYAMEAVKQGSATVGLKSKTHAVLVALKRAQSELAAHQKKILHVDNHVGISIAGLTADARLLCNFMRQECLDSRFVFDRPLPTSRLVSLIGSKTQIPTQRYGRRPYGVGLLIAGYDDMGPHIFQTCPSANYFDCKAMSIGARSQSARTYLERTMDQFSDCNLNELVQHGLRALRETLPAEQDLTTKNVSIGIVGKDLEFTIYDDDDVAPFLEGLEERPQRKVAAAAEEAAPVEAADEPMEH, encoded by the exons ATG TTCAGAAATCAGTACGACAATGATGTCACCGTCTGGAGCCCTCAG GGTCGTATTCATCAGATCGAGTATGCGATGGAGGCGGTGAAGCAGGGCTCAGCCACAGTGGGACTCAAGTCAAAAACTCACGCTGTTCTAGTGGCTCTAAag aGAGCTCAGTCTGAACTGGCAGCTCATCAGAAGAAGATTCTTCATGTCGATAATCACGTGGGAATCTCCATCGCAGGACTCACCGCAGATGCCAGGCTGCTATG TAACTTCATGCGTCAAGAGTGTCTGGACTCCAGGTTTGTGTTTGACCGTCCTCTGCCCACCTCCAGACTGGTGTCTCTCATCGGGAGCA AGACACAGATTCCGACACAGCGATACGGGAGGAGGCCGTACGGAGTGGGTCTGCTCATCGCAGGATATGAC GACATGGGCCCTCACATTTTCCAGACCTGTCCTTCGGCGAATTACTTCGACTGTAAAGCCATGTCCATTGGTGCACGCTCTCAGAGCGCACGCACATACCTGGAGAGAACCATGGACCAGTTTAGCGACT GTAACTTGAATGAGCTGGTGCAGCACGGCCTCAGAGCTCTGAGAGAGACTCTGCCTGCGGAACAGGACCTCACCACCAAG AACGTGTCTATTGGAATCGTGGGTAAAGATCTGGAGTTCACCATATACGATGACGACGATGTGGCTCCATTTTTAGAAGGACTCGAGGAGAGGCCCCAGAGAAAG GTTGccgcagcagcagaggaggcGGCTCCCGTGGAAGCGGCAGACGAGCCGATGGAACATTAG
- the LOC117372653 gene encoding lactadherin-like isoform X2, which translates to MELRARTLLLGELLAAALVLGVRGDLCELNFCANGGTCVTSGSGSSEFFCICPEEFTGDNCTERETGPCIPNPCLNDGQCEVVSEKRRGDVFSQYYCVCPPETTGGHCETQINECQEQPCQNGGTCSDLNGDFSCTCPSPYVGKRCHLRCISRLGLEGGGISESHLRSSSVRYTLMGLQRWGPELARLNLKGLVNAWSPAPHDRYPWIQVDLTRIMRVSGLVSQGAGRLGYSEFVKAFKVSYSLNGTDFTYYQRDGRDVVFSGNMDKDSPKTSLLDPPLLTQFIRIVPVVCRRACTLRLEIIGCELNGCSEPLGMRSRLISDSQVSASSSFRTWGLDSFTWRPEYARLDKQGKTNAWTAAVSDQNQWIQVDLGSPKRLTGIITQGAKDFGHIQFVTAFKVSYSNNGRDWSTVKDQRGQDKVFAGNSDNNVHKTNVFEPPLFSRFVRVEPWAWHGRITLRLELLGCSQ; encoded by the exons gagaCCTGTGCGAGCTGAACTTTTGTGCAAACGGAGGAACCTGTGTCACCTCTGGATCTGGATCTTCTGAGTTTTTTTGCATCTGCCCTGAAGAATTCACAGGAGACAACTGCaccgagagagagacag GTCCGTGCATTCCAAACCCATGTCTGAACGACGGACAGTGTGAGGTGGTGTCAGAGAAACGAAGAGGAGATGTATTTAGCCAGTACTACTGTGTGTGTCCCCCCGAGACCACCGGGGGGCACTGCGAGACAC AGATAAACGAGTGCCAGGAGCAACCCTGTCAGAATGGAGGAACCTGCTCAGACCTGAACGGAGACTTCTCCTGCACCTGTCCCTCCCCCTATGTGGGCAAACGCTGCCACCTGC gCTGTATCTCTCGCCTGGgtctggagggaggagggatctCAGAGTCTCATCTTCGGTCCTCATCGGTCCGGTACACTCTGATGGGTCTCCAGCGCTGGGGCCCAGAACTTGCCCGACTTAACCTCAAAGGACTTGTCAACGCCTGGAGCCCCGCCCCCCACGACCGTTACCCCTGGATACAG GTGGATTTGACCCGGATCATGcgagtctctggtctggtctctcaGGGGGCAGGGCGTCTGGGATACTCTGAGTTTGTGAAGGCCTTTAAAGTGTCCTACAGCCTCAATGGAACTGACTTTACCTACTAccagagagatgggagagacgTG GTGTTCTCAGGTAACATGGATAAAGACTCTCCAAAGACCTCTCTGTTAGATCCTCCTCTTTTGACTCAGTTCATTCGGATCGTTCCTGTGGTCTGCCGCCGCGCTTGCACCCTGCGCCTGGAGATCATCGGCTGTGAGCTCAATG GTTGCTCGGAGCCATTGGGGATGCgttctcgtctgatctcggactCTCAGGTCTCTGCCTCATCCTCCTTCAGGACCTGGGGTCTGGACTCATTCACCTGGAGACCAGAGTACGCCCGACTGGACAAACAGGGAAAAACCAATGCCTGGACCGCCGCCGTGAGCGATCAGAACCAGTGGATACAG GTGGACTTGGGCTCACCAAAGAGGCTCACTGGAATCATCACTCAAGGCGCCAAAGACTTCGGCCACATCCAGTTTGTGACAGCGTTTAAAGTGTCCTACAGCAACAATGGACGAGACTGGAGCACTGTGAAGGACCAGAGGGGCCAGGACAAG GTCTTTGCTGGTAACTCTGATAATAACGTTCATAAAACAAACGTGTTTGAGCCTCCTTTGTTCAGTCGTTTTGTTCGTGTGGAGCCGTGGGCCTGGCACGGCCGCATCACTCTGCGCCTGGAGCTCCTCGGCTGCAGCCAGTGA
- the LOC117372653 gene encoding lactadherin-like isoform X1 translates to MELRARTLLLGELLAAALVLGVRGDLCELNFCANGGTCVTSGSGSSEFFCICPEEFTGDNCTERETGPCIPNPCLNDGQCEVVSEKRRGDVFSQYYCVCPPETTGGHCETRVPGSHLPSTQEINECQEQPCQNGGTCSDLNGDFSCTCPSPYVGKRCHLRCISRLGLEGGGISESHLRSSSVRYTLMGLQRWGPELARLNLKGLVNAWSPAPHDRYPWIQVDLTRIMRVSGLVSQGAGRLGYSEFVKAFKVSYSLNGTDFTYYQRDGRDVVFSGNMDKDSPKTSLLDPPLLTQFIRIVPVVCRRACTLRLEIIGCELNGCSEPLGMRSRLISDSQVSASSSFRTWGLDSFTWRPEYARLDKQGKTNAWTAAVSDQNQWIQVDLGSPKRLTGIITQGAKDFGHIQFVTAFKVSYSNNGRDWSTVKDQRGQDKVFAGNSDNNVHKTNVFEPPLFSRFVRVEPWAWHGRITLRLELLGCSQ, encoded by the exons gagaCCTGTGCGAGCTGAACTTTTGTGCAAACGGAGGAACCTGTGTCACCTCTGGATCTGGATCTTCTGAGTTTTTTTGCATCTGCCCTGAAGAATTCACAGGAGACAACTGCaccgagagagagacag GTCCGTGCATTCCAAACCCATGTCTGAACGACGGACAGTGTGAGGTGGTGTCAGAGAAACGAAGAGGAGATGTATTTAGCCAGTACTACTGTGTGTGTCCCCCCGAGACCACCGGGGGGCACTGCGAGACAC GAGTCCCAGGATCTCACCTACCCTCAACTCAAG AGATAAACGAGTGCCAGGAGCAACCCTGTCAGAATGGAGGAACCTGCTCAGACCTGAACGGAGACTTCTCCTGCACCTGTCCCTCCCCCTATGTGGGCAAACGCTGCCACCTGC gCTGTATCTCTCGCCTGGgtctggagggaggagggatctCAGAGTCTCATCTTCGGTCCTCATCGGTCCGGTACACTCTGATGGGTCTCCAGCGCTGGGGCCCAGAACTTGCCCGACTTAACCTCAAAGGACTTGTCAACGCCTGGAGCCCCGCCCCCCACGACCGTTACCCCTGGATACAG GTGGATTTGACCCGGATCATGcgagtctctggtctggtctctcaGGGGGCAGGGCGTCTGGGATACTCTGAGTTTGTGAAGGCCTTTAAAGTGTCCTACAGCCTCAATGGAACTGACTTTACCTACTAccagagagatgggagagacgTG GTGTTCTCAGGTAACATGGATAAAGACTCTCCAAAGACCTCTCTGTTAGATCCTCCTCTTTTGACTCAGTTCATTCGGATCGTTCCTGTGGTCTGCCGCCGCGCTTGCACCCTGCGCCTGGAGATCATCGGCTGTGAGCTCAATG GTTGCTCGGAGCCATTGGGGATGCgttctcgtctgatctcggactCTCAGGTCTCTGCCTCATCCTCCTTCAGGACCTGGGGTCTGGACTCATTCACCTGGAGACCAGAGTACGCCCGACTGGACAAACAGGGAAAAACCAATGCCTGGACCGCCGCCGTGAGCGATCAGAACCAGTGGATACAG GTGGACTTGGGCTCACCAAAGAGGCTCACTGGAATCATCACTCAAGGCGCCAAAGACTTCGGCCACATCCAGTTTGTGACAGCGTTTAAAGTGTCCTACAGCAACAATGGACGAGACTGGAGCACTGTGAAGGACCAGAGGGGCCAGGACAAG GTCTTTGCTGGTAACTCTGATAATAACGTTCATAAAACAAACGTGTTTGAGCCTCCTTTGTTCAGTCGTTTTGTTCGTGTGGAGCCGTGGGCCTGGCACGGCCGCATCACTCTGCGCCTGGAGCTCCTCGGCTGCAGCCAGTGA